CTGCGCTGACAAAGATGCGGTTCACCAAGTGCTTTAGTTTTGCCAACGTAGAGTCCGAGAATTCCTACCTTACACAACGAGCAAGGTTTTTCACCGACAACGAGGGCCTTGACGACTACATGGAAGCAAGGGAGGGCATGCACCTGAAAAATATCGACCTGAAGGAGTACGTCCTGGTGCTGTCTGACCCCGAGCACTGTCCCTGGTATCTGTCCCACTACGTCTTCTGGTTTGCCTCATTCCTCACGTTCTCCTGGCCTCTGAGGGTCTTCACAGAGTATTGCACTGCGTATGTCCACTACCGCGTGGAGAAGCTCTTCGGCCAAGATTACCTCCCACTCACACCATGTGATGAGCGGCCGTATTGGCGCCGTATCCCTCGTGTTAACACCATTGACAGTACTGAACTGGAATGGCACATTCGATCCAACCAGCAGCTTGTGCCCAGTTACTCAGAGGCTGGTCTCATGGACCTGGCCCAGGGCCCGTCCAACTTCAGTGGGATTCGTCAGAATTGTGAGCGCTGCCACCGGGCCATGAGCTGCTCTTCTGTGTTCTCCAGGAGCGCCCTCAGCATCTGTACCGGTGCGAGCTCCCGCATCCCTTTCAGCGGCAGTCGCTTCTCCCTGGCCCGTCGCTACGGCTCCCAACGCAGCTGCTTCTGGAGGAGCGGCAGTTTGGGTGACCAGGAGAGCCCCAGTGAAAACACTCGCTGTCTATCCGAGCGTCTCACCACAGACGACGAGGGACCTCCGGAATATGAGGATGCACTGTGCTACCCGGTGCTGATCGTCCACTGCAGCGAGAACTGCCACAACCACAGGTCGTTCCACAGACACGGGTCATGTGTGGAGACTTCTTTATGATCATGTGGacagtgacaaaaaatgtctgtAGCATATAAACCACGTGGACATCAGACAAACAGCATGCAACCATGTCAGATTCATGCTGTGATGCCATACTTTCAGAAACAATGCCCAAGGCCGGGTCATGCTTTCCGTGTCCATGTATCTGTAGAGGTCTGCTACAGTCCGCATGATGGAAAATTTGTCATCTGGGGTGGTCTGTGTGGAGCTCAGGCGGACAAAGGTGCAGATTGTAAGCACAGGCTATGCACGATCCTTGTAGCACAAGACTTTCCAATCCCGTTGTTGGTGCTAATGGGAACCATGGAGAGTTCAGAGGTTATATGAGGAAGTCTACTGGGACCCTCACATGCACAACTCAGTACAAAGTACAAGGACATACACATGAGGGTGAAGTCCTGGTGAGGAATCACCACTTACTGGAATGGAACAAGACTGATGTGGAGCCTCACAACGAAGCTGCAGCCATGCCATGGACATGAAAGTATGACCCAGCCCCTACATCGTGAATGTGTGGATCACCAAAGCAATAACATTGATTAGTAAGTGGGGAACAACATGACAATAACCTGTTATCCAActatgacacaaacacacacacacacacacagataaatgtaTCTGACTGGCTTCTGATGAAAGCAAAGACTGTTACACCGTACATCATTGCCGTAGCTTTTAAAGATCTCATATGTGCAGTCCATATGATACTGAAACTAGAACTGCAGTTACCTCATAAGACCTTTTCACAGGCCACGGAGGAGACAGACACGTTTTTAACGTCTCattcagtcaaacacacacatgagaaaTGACAGCGAGGGATAAGGTCATGCAGATGGAGCaggtttttatgtattttgagTTCACTCTACAGCAATAACTGGAATTCAATGCCACGTTCTCATTTGAACAAGTGAAACTAATTCGcgattaacaaaaaaaaaaatcatcatataTTTCCCAGAATGCCTTTTTTTTGGTATAGTTTTTGACATgttctacaaaaacaaaactctgttCCCTTTACTCAATGCAAACCTACTGACTATTGTGATTGTTTTACATACTGGTTTATTCTGGTATGGAAACTCGACTATGGTTCCTCTCGAGTGGATCTCTCCCTGTTCGACTATCGACTGTTTGAGCGAATGGCAGCTCCATACAAAAACCTCTCTGACCTTTGGACGATGATGGACTTCATGTTCAAACATGATGTTTACAGTTGATGCTTTTGAAATGTGTTCAAACCACAAAACTCCACTGTGGTTTCTGGAATTGGATATCTGCAAGAGAACATGGATTTAACATGGATGTTGTCAAAGGGATAGGTtaggtttgagttttttttgaagtgtggttggaTAAGGCATTGACACTTAGTCAGAAATGCTTGTGCGGTGTGAGTCTAGAACCCAGAGTCGAACTACTAACTAACactaaagtgtgtttttttttatcataatgaAATCTGCATATCTTTAACgccacttttccattatacagttctagcactactcagctCAACTTGACTCGactctactgtttttttttttacttttccattaacgatagtacctggtacctttttgtcactggaagagtcatgagcgtaaTGTCCAACACAAGACTTGAAAAAGAGCGTTACAGCGAGCATTCATGGCAGCTGTCCACGAGAGGATCCAGTGAAAAAGTGCCAtaaatagtgttgagcttaatttacttggttttattttggagttgctcatttagtgcacatttgcacctctgttaaaaaccaaagtcattaaaccgGTTGACTTGGtaaattcaagttcagtattACCACACGTGTAAATTACACAACTATAATGCATACAAATTATAGTGTTActaaatcaaattcagcttcaGGCACCATAAAGTCTTGGACCTGTCATGCTAGAACCCACACAAGTTAATCAAGTGCATAGTTATTGACAACGTTGCTGCCAAGGACACAAGGATTTTAGACCCTTGACAAAAGCCTCAGTCGATGAAATCctaagacatttgtttttgctttagacacctggaaactgaagtttgtaaaccactcacgcGTTGATTTAAATCACCAATGTCCTCCATGAGGTGAGTGGTTTGCAAACGTAGACTTTAGTTTCCAGGCAGAACATGTTAAGTAAACGTAAACATATTCTTGAGATATCATAGACTGAAATAGGGGTAGGTTTATATAGTGAGCCTTTGATGATGTGGCTAAAAATCTGTTGTTCTGTGTTGCAGACATGTTTACAGTGAGGCTGAGCGTCCATGTCTCTTAGAGCAGACTGTGCAAGAGCAAAGTTagcctctgtgactgtgtcagtgcctcatacaaccacactgtaaaaacacatgtaCTATCCTTCTcaatcagaggtctcaaactctcatcccgtgggccacatgtgacCCCCCCCAGTTAATTGCTTGCGGCACCACCATTTAATATAAAGTtagaatgagttatttctgcaaaaaaaaaatttcatttagtaaatatgttttcattgtaAACTATACATTCCTTCATATcgaaagacttttattttgaaattggaAAATAACATCACAAATGTTCTTATTTCTGTTTCTCAAAAAGATGGACTAGACAGAGTTTGAGACTCCTGTTCTAAAGGGTTTTCAGAGTTGATTCTATTTGTCCTGAATGGAATGAATGGGCCATTAAAAACCTCACACAAGCATTTTCCATGAACAACTTAAACACACTATAACAGAATCCATCGTCCATGACCTTTGATCCAGTGCTCCTTATATCTTTACTTaaactggacctttttttttgctgcctaCTGCCACGACAACACCTGCCGGCAACTGTGGAGCGAGCACCTGAGCATGTGATTAATCAGCCAAGATAAGGACCGGTTTACACTGACACTACAGTGTGTTTCATCATCACATGGAAGGAAAGGTCCCTTCCTTTAATCATCTGTCAAACGACAAATACGTTGTGAGGAATCAGTAACGTAACATTACGCTCAAATTTGCACGATTCCCCTCTAATAGTGTGTTAAAAACTATAAAACGTACCAGAATGTTCACCAGCATACGTGACTTCACTGTCTTATATGTGTCTTATATGTCCacagaaaatctaaaaatgattattttactgTACTGAATGTGCGAGTCAAAAATGTGTCgccaagttttttttgtaaagagaGTTTGTGTAATGAGATGCAATTATATGGAGTATTCACAGGCCGTACAGTATTTATGCAAGGTTGTAAATGCACTTATGTTTACACATAAACACCTTTATAATACTGTCTTTTTTATAATGTCCAACAGGATCATACTTTATTGTACACATCCTTGCACCATCTTTGttcttgtgttattttataataatgtaGTGACACCGGTATTATGCACTTGACAGTGACAGTTATGATTTGTAGTGAAGCTTGAATGTTGATGTAATAAGTAATAACGTTAacaatctgtaaaaaaaagtacacaactGCTCGGACATGAAACAATACACAACTACTTCATGTATATTGTTAAAATGTTGTAAAGATGTTCTTGttatcataaacacacacacatgggctgtataaatgactttatgaacttttaaACTACGTATTCAGATATATCTCATGCTGGATAAATTATAAAAGTTGCAATAAATGTCTGGGGTCAACCCAGCtagtatttaaaaatgtgtctgactgtgtgtggtggaggagatgctgctttttttttttttaaacatgtcacAGTGGAGAAAGCAAAGGTGTCAATGATTTAATGGAGAAatggctgaattccatttagcTGCTTCAGGTTCAAGGGCCCTGGTCACTATGAAAGCTTACTGGGACACACATGTTAAAGAAAACAAGatatctttatatatacacactatatGGACACAATTATTCAGACGCCTGATTATTAAACCAAGAGGGACTGTTATGAAATATTGtgctttaatatggagttggctATAACGGCCACACTTCTTGGGAGACTTTCCTTAAGATGTTGAcgtgtttctatgggaatttgtgtccattcattctgtagagaatttatgaggtcaggcactgagaAGGTCTGGCTCACAATTTCTCACCACACTACACCTCATTGTAAATGAATACTCAGACACTATGgtaataaaaagataaaaaaaaaaaaaaaagagtgacactggtttggtatAAATGACTAATATATTTCACAAGtactataattaatgcaatttaaacGTGTTACATTTGCAAATTCATCTTAGGGCTCCATAATCTAGGATACAcaaatgacattttatattcatttaatgTTGCTTGCTCATAAATTCTAGACCTGTAGAGGGCAGGATAGCTGGAAACAATGTTTACAGCTTATTAAAAGGGATAGttgatgttttttaaagtttggcTGTGTGAGGAACTGTCTCACGCCTGCTGCCTGAGTTGTgcacgccccctgctggctgatTACACCTCGTACCAGCATAagtaatgaaagaaaatcagatttcaggcatttaacaaaaggctaatctgaacaataacaataataataaaaaaaattgccatATTAAGAATGTTTGACAGCCTTTTTTCTAtcttgtaaactgctcactcgcCACCTCAAACCCTGCAGCAGCTGTTAaaccaaatgtttgtttttgtgacattggTGTTTAATCAAAGGAGGTCTTATCAAAGGAGGAGGCAGTAGAGCTTCTGTGAGAGTAAGTGGTTTTGTTGGATTATTATGGATGTCTGTTTCCACCAAATGAGAATAGAAAGAAATAATGCAAAcccaagtcattattatgagatattaataatttttttaagaTAATATCCCACCATTATTAGATGCTATTGTGACTTAGCatatcataaatatgagatgCAGAGGTCAAATCACTAATTAGTGTGTgcgcaaaaaaaaagagcaattcTAAATAAATGGGGAGAATGTGTTGACTGCACCCGCTACAAtgtgacactgagacacagcgGCACACCACAGTGTTGCTGCTTATGTTCagggagacaaaaacaacaacaagaccaATTCTGCAACCGTTTGTTCTTCGTTTTTACCTGGTCTGCTGCTCGGTTGAATTTCGGTGTACTTCTCCTCCAGTGCGATAGATGGCAGCACATTAACGTCGGCAGATAGCGCAGGCGACTAAACAGGAACACACAGAACAAGCTATAAGAGGTTATTTCAGAGGTAAGTTGACTCAAAACAAGGACAGAATGTACctgtttaacatttaacaaccaactaaataaataacatcGGCCACATGTTACTGTTTGTTAGTCAGTCAAATGCTAAAGTGGGCGGGACGCCTCCATGTACTTACTGAGGAAAAGTAAAGCTAGCTAGCAGCAATGTCGCTTTCAACATAAATACACTTTCAGCTGCTGCCTGAAACATGTCAAGCTGCGTCACTCACAGACTTAATATACAACAACGACAAGAATGAGAGCTGCGTGCTTGTAAAGTAACGCAACATACTATGGTAATAGGAATAGGATACCTTTTCGGTATCAAGTATAAGTCGAAAAATAAAACGAATCACTGCCGaaattaatgttaataatatgGGTAATTAGGTTCCAGTTTGTGTCGGTCAGGTTATGATTATTTTGAAGTAATTAGTATTAAAGTGTTCAAGGTGAAATGTGTATCAGATGAGTGATACACTCCCATAAAgcgaggcttttattttgaaagtatttGATATGAGGTAAACTCGCTTTCTATACAGGTATTTAAGCCATAACCGAaatgtctttgttgtctttatACTCGGGTCCAAAATTATAGGATGGTTTCTCTTTAATGATAAATACATACGTGTAGAAAAATGTAGAAATACCTTAGCAAGCAGTAAAATAACATGCAAGGGTACAAAGGATAccaaatgaaaatatttcaacTGCATTTTACATACTAGACCTTACAACATAGTCACTTGACACTGTTTTCAATATGTACATATTGATTCCATATTGACTTTAAATCTTGGGTCTGTGatttactttaacttttttattttaatatttaatagtcaataaataaagtggtctgaaacaaacacaagattCCCAAAATCTAGTGTCCTCCCTGAGAGTGAGAGGCTACAATGGCCGAGGTGATGTAAAACGGAATGGGGCAGCTTATGGTCCATATTACTCCACCTTGATGCCAAAACTCTTgcttagtttattttttttagaaaatgcaTGATTTTGCAATATAAATCCAAGGACATGAGTTATGAACCAATTTAGAATTTCTCACAAACCTCCAATTTACACAAAAGcttttttcttgtaaatttGAATGGAAGTATATGGAGAAATTAGCTTATACTTTACATTTTCCTATATACAAAGACTACAATTTTTGTCACACACatgctaacagtggctaatCCCTGTACACATGTTGCTGTGAAGTGCTCAACATGgccaaaataataacaacaatcatAATATAGCATTATGCTTCCTGATCTTCTGTGTCTTTTCTAGTGTCTGGTTGGAGCACCAACATGCAGAATCTGGTGGTGCAGGCTCTTACCATGAGACAGCTCGGGAGGCTGCACCCCGGCCACCTGCTAGCTGCTGGTTATGGACTGAGACAGACAAAATGGTGTCCCAGAAGCATCCATACACGCCAGCTGTGGGGCTGCTCTGCATTCCCCACACTGGGCTGTCACAGACTGACTTCCCATGGCAGAGATGCTGTCAGGAGTTGGTCTGTCCATCATCTGAGGTTCAAAAGCAGCAAGAAGAAAGGTGCAGCAAGGACAACacgggaggaagaggaggaagaagaggaggagaaatacCCAGAGGACAGTGATAATGAAGAAGAGGTGGAAGAGGACCCTAATCAACCTAAAGATTATAAAGACATGGACAAATATGTGCAGTCCTTTCGCTATGATGTCATTATGAGAGCTGGCCTGGACATGGCACACAAGTAAGTCAGTCTATCTTCACCACTGTCTAGAGCAGAGCTTTTTGGGGACCCACTACcttgcatgttttagatgtttccttgctccaacacacctgatttaaaTGGTCAGCGTGTCATCAAGCTCTGAAAGAGCCTGATAGtgacccattcatttgaatcaggtgtgttggagcaggggtACATCTAAATAGACTACAATTTGTAACTTGTAAACAATAACAGCACCTTTAATCTCACAACTGAACAGTATGTCCTTTAATTCCGACACAGAAAAATTGAAGATGCCTTTTACGGTGGCAAACTCAGGCTTAATGGGCAGACACTTATCAAGAAAAGTAAAACCGTAAGTGAGAAATTCTATTAAAAGTCTTGTATTcatccaatttacctaatctgaCCTGCCAATCCCATGATTCCTTTAACACAACTCATATTTTGTTCCGTATGCAGGTGAAGGTTGGGGACACTTTGGACATGGTACTGTCGGAGAAGCCAGAAGACAACACTGTTACTCTAATGCGAGTCACCATCAGAAGAGTTTTTGGTGAAACCAGTAAATCAGAAACGTACAAAGTTGCTTTAAGGCGGTGGAAAAACGTGGAACTTCCCAAGAATGAAGTCTTTAAGCCTTGAACTTCAAAAAAGGACAATACGGATTC
This genomic interval from Solea solea chromosome 18, fSolSol10.1, whole genome shotgun sequence contains the following:
- the tmem151bb gene encoding transmembrane protein 151B, which gives rise to MSPPASAATASESSTTTVLEEDNTREEQRPLKQSLSKSLCRENFWKCLLLSILMYGCMGAMVWCHVTKVTRLTFDSAFKGKSMMYHDTPCSDGYIYIPLALLGMLYLVYLVECWHAHVKNELQHKVDVESISERTQRMQQAKPCIWWKAISYHYVRRTRQVTRYRNGDAYTSTQVYHERVNTHVAEAEYDYSHCGVKDVSKQLLGLEKSALTKMRFTKCFSFANVESENSYLTQRARFFTDNEGLDDYMEAREGMHLKNIDLKEYVLVLSDPEHCPWYLSHYVFWFASFLTFSWPLRVFTEYCTAYVHYRVEKLFGQDYLPLTPCDERPYWRRIPRVNTIDSTELEWHIRSNQQLVPSYSEAGLMDLAQGPSNFSGIRQNCERCHRAMSCSSVFSRSALSICTGASSRIPFSGSRFSLARRYGSQRSCFWRSGSLGDQESPSENTRCLSERLTTDDEGPPEYEDALCYPVLIVHCSENCHNHRSFHRHGSCVETSL
- the mtres1 gene encoding mitochondrial transcription rescue factor 1, with protein sequence MQNLVVQALTMRQLGRLHPGHLLAAGYGLRQTKWCPRSIHTRQLWGCSAFPTLGCHRLTSHGRDAVRSWSVHHLRFKSSKKKGAARTTREEEEEEEEEKYPEDSDNEEEVEEDPNQPKDYKDMDKYVQSFRYDVIMRAGLDMAHKKIEDAFYGGKLRLNGQTLIKKSKTVKVGDTLDMVLSEKPEDNTVTLMRVTIRRVFGETSKSETYKVALRRWKNVELPKNEVFKP